A part of Kitasatospora acidiphila genomic DNA contains:
- a CDS encoding macrolide family glycosyltransferase, whose protein sequence is MAHFAFVSAPASGHVNPTLPLVEELVRRGHRVSYATGPATMDAALAAGASPVTLPSQLPPDMAARGEFTAEQLAVTMEYYLDDARASFPVLAEHFSADPPDAVCYDSVTFTGRMLANLLEVREISLVPTFAENESFSAAQVYLPADFDHTNPRLVAAIQDMGKFAQGHTFLEDPNLMFGYVAPTSLVFIPREFQMSGDAFDERFHFVGPSLSSRQTAEEWSPRSQAPVLLISLGTVFNDRPEFYRTCIEAFGDSDWQVVMVVGGLDQESLGPIPANVEVHAHVPQVAVLRHTEVFLSHAGMNSAMESLYHGVPFVAVPQIPEQRAIARRAEELQVGRTLAEPTVQGLRDAVQDVRSCRPWAAALSRIVRGAGGASKGRTSWRSC, encoded by the coding sequence ATGGCCCATTTCGCCTTCGTGAGCGCGCCCGCGTCCGGGCATGTGAACCCGACCCTGCCGCTGGTCGAAGAGCTGGTCCGGCGCGGTCACCGGGTCAGCTACGCCACGGGACCAGCCACCATGGACGCCGCCCTCGCCGCCGGGGCGTCGCCGGTGACCCTGCCCTCGCAGCTGCCGCCCGACATGGCGGCGCGGGGCGAGTTCACGGCGGAACAGCTCGCCGTGACGATGGAGTACTACCTCGACGACGCGCGTGCCTCTTTCCCCGTCCTGGCCGAGCACTTCTCGGCCGACCCGCCGGACGCGGTGTGCTACGACTCGGTGACCTTCACCGGGAGGATGCTGGCGAACCTGCTCGAGGTGCGGGAGATCTCCCTGGTGCCGACCTTCGCGGAGAACGAGTCCTTCTCGGCGGCGCAGGTGTACTTACCGGCCGACTTCGACCACACCAACCCCCGGCTGGTGGCCGCGATTCAGGACATGGGGAAGTTCGCGCAGGGCCACACCTTCCTCGAGGACCCGAACCTGATGTTCGGCTACGTGGCCCCGACGAGCCTGGTGTTCATCCCCCGCGAGTTCCAGATGTCGGGGGATGCCTTCGACGAGCGCTTCCACTTCGTCGGGCCGTCGCTGAGCAGCCGGCAGACCGCTGAGGAGTGGAGCCCCCGGTCGCAGGCCCCGGTGCTGCTGATATCGCTGGGAACCGTCTTCAACGACCGGCCCGAGTTCTACCGGACCTGCATCGAGGCGTTCGGGGACAGCGACTGGCAGGTCGTCATGGTGGTGGGCGGGCTGGACCAGGAGTCGCTGGGCCCGATCCCGGCGAACGTCGAAGTGCACGCGCACGTGCCGCAGGTGGCGGTGCTGCGACACACCGAGGTGTTCCTGAGCCACGCCGGGATGAACTCGGCGATGGAGTCCCTCTACCACGGGGTGCCCTTCGTGGCGGTGCCGCAGATCCCGGAACAGCGGGCGATCGCCCGGCGGGCGGAGGAGCTGCAGGTCGGCAGGACGCTCGCCGAGCCGACCGTGCAGGGCCTCCGCGACGCCGTCCAGGACGTCCGGTCCTGCCGCCCCTGGGCGGCGGCCCTGAGCCGGATCGTGCGCGGGGCGGGCGGCGCGTCAAAGGGGCGGACGTCCTGGAGAAGCTGCTGA
- a CDS encoding GOLPH3/VPS74 family protein has product MTTARDLMITAVDVAPSHPVEQGDLSLALAGAEVIDLLDARALSLDDDRIVPGYRPTTADPLLDQAAAALVRETPYESVEDWLWRRGRGLSAAYLATLESEGLLNRQPRRGIPLLAGRIVLADSAERRAAAARRASDEPVLTALAAALGLRGGDRTQAVDPPSVDDEGVDTVLASVHDALMHLEAMRQRRAIEQAAFENVWRGY; this is encoded by the coding sequence ATGACCACCGCACGGGATCTGATGATCACCGCCGTGGACGTGGCGCCCAGCCACCCCGTGGAACAAGGCGACCTGTCACTGGCGCTCGCCGGGGCCGAGGTGATCGATCTCCTCGATGCCCGGGCACTGAGCCTGGACGACGATCGCATCGTGCCCGGCTACCGCCCTACCACGGCCGATCCCCTGCTGGACCAGGCCGCAGCGGCGCTGGTCCGCGAGACGCCGTACGAGTCGGTCGAGGACTGGCTGTGGCGCCGCGGCCGCGGCCTGTCCGCAGCCTATCTGGCGACCCTCGAATCGGAAGGGCTGCTCAATCGGCAGCCCCGCCGCGGCATCCCCCTCCTGGCCGGTCGGATCGTGCTGGCCGATTCCGCGGAGCGGCGCGCCGCGGCCGCCCGTCGGGCCTCCGACGAGCCCGTCCTGACCGCCCTCGCGGCGGCCCTCGGGCTCCGCGGTGGGGACCGCACGCAGGCGGTGGACCCCCCGAGTGTGGACGACGAGGGCGTGGACACCGTGCTTGCCTCCGTCCACGACGCACTGATGCACCTGGAGGCCATGCGTCAAAGGCGCGCGATCGAGCAGGCCGCCTTCGAGAACGTCTGGCGAGGTTACTGA
- a CDS encoding type II toxin-antitoxin system RelE family toxin, with protein sequence MADLAWLSASCRRPCDSPHPPGTAAYGSADLRRMHVGRYRVLYEVTEATVTIVVIHLGRIG encoded by the coding sequence ATCGCGGACCTTGCCTGGCTCTCCGCTTCCTGCAGGCGGCCTTGCGACTCCCCCCACCCGCCGGGCACCGCGGCATACGGCTCCGCTGACCTGCGCCGGATGCACGTCGGCCGCTACCGCGTGCTGTACGAGGTCACCGAGGCCACCGTCACCATCGTCGTGATCCACCTCGGCCGGATCGGCTGA
- a CDS encoding NAD(P)/FAD-dependent oxidoreductase → MTRSTATPATPAAPHRILVLGAGYAGMAAAVRLARRTRGLGAEVVLVNPTPRFAERLRMHQSAAGQQLTDLRIPDLVAGSGIRFVEGRATAIDAERQEVALRTADGVRTLGYDTLVHALGSITDTAAVPGAEDHAYTLDGHGATTRLAERLAELNAAGGGTVTVSGSGLTGVETAAEIAESHPALRVVLLGRERPGSMMGPKARAHLDAALARLNVEVRTGVEITKVLPDGIELAAGELVHSDATVWTAGVRVPPLAAHAGIATDDRGRLLTEPSLRSTSHASVWAIGDAAAVRQSYGVVHGTCQSGIPTGIHAADQITRTLRGRAPKPFRFGYLHQPVSLGRHDGVVQFTRPDDTPRRACLTGKRAMAYKEFVSNTPPQTYRLSTRFNLPSRMLWTRGGRSNG, encoded by the coding sequence ATGACCCGCTCGACCGCCACCCCCGCCACCCCCGCCGCCCCGCACCGCATCCTCGTCCTCGGCGCCGGCTACGCCGGCATGGCGGCGGCGGTGCGCCTCGCCCGCCGCACCCGCGGGCTCGGCGCCGAGGTCGTGCTGGTGAACCCGACCCCGCGGTTCGCCGAGCGGCTGCGGATGCACCAGAGCGCGGCCGGCCAGCAGCTGACCGACTTGCGGATCCCGGACCTGGTCGCCGGATCCGGCATCCGGTTCGTCGAAGGGCGGGCCACCGCGATCGACGCCGAGCGGCAGGAGGTCGCGCTGCGCACCGCCGACGGCGTGCGCACCCTCGGCTACGACACCCTGGTCCACGCACTCGGCAGCATCACCGACACCGCCGCCGTCCCGGGCGCCGAGGACCACGCCTACACCCTGGACGGCCACGGCGCCACCACCCGGCTGGCCGAGCGGCTCGCCGAACTGAACGCCGCGGGCGGCGGCACCGTGACCGTCAGCGGCAGCGGACTGACCGGTGTCGAGACCGCGGCCGAAATCGCCGAGAGCCACCCGGCGCTGCGCGTCGTGCTGCTCGGCCGGGAGCGGCCCGGCTCGATGATGGGCCCGAAGGCCAGGGCCCACCTGGACGCCGCCCTCGCCCGGCTCAACGTCGAGGTCCGCACCGGCGTCGAGATCACCAAGGTACTGCCGGACGGGATCGAGCTGGCCGCAGGCGAACTCGTACACAGCGACGCCACCGTCTGGACCGCCGGCGTCCGGGTCCCGCCGCTGGCCGCCCACGCCGGCATCGCCACCGACGACCGAGGCCGGCTACTCACCGAGCCGAGCCTGCGCTCCACCTCGCACGCCTCGGTCTGGGCGATCGGCGACGCCGCGGCGGTGCGCCAGTCCTACGGCGTCGTGCACGGCACCTGCCAAAGCGGCATCCCCACCGGCATCCACGCCGCCGACCAGATCACCCGGACCCTGCGCGGGCGCGCACCCAAGCCCTTCCGCTTCGGCTACCTCCACCAGCCGGTGAGCCTGGGCCGCCACGACGGCGTCGTCCAGTTCACCCGCCCCGACGACACCCCGCGCAGGGCCTGCCTGACCGGCAAGCGAGCGATGGCGTACAAGGAATTCGTCAGCAACACCCCGCCGCAGACCTACCGGCTCTCAACCCGGTTCAACCTGCCCTCCCGAATGCTGTGGACCCGCGGCGGCCGAAGCAACGGCTGA
- the sigJ gene encoding RNA polymerase sigma factor SigJ — METGQAEAERVFARHRGLLQAVAYRVLGSVADAEDVVQDAWLRWSRVETATVDDPEGYLVRTATRLAIDRLRSAQVRRESYVGPWLPEPVLTSRDIAEDVALADSVSTAMLLVLEALSPVERAVFVLREAFRYSHAEIAGFVGREEVTVRQISSRARKSVEARRHRYDTDLVTRQLATERFLAASVGGDLNALLEVLAPDVVLVSDGGGLAPAPRKAIHGLDLVARALATFAGRMPEDPSAEVLQLNGGPGVVVYTGRTPVAAITTHLVDGRIAAVHLVSNPEKLTGVTH; from the coding sequence GTGGAGACGGGGCAAGCCGAGGCGGAGCGGGTGTTCGCCCGGCACCGCGGGCTGCTGCAGGCGGTGGCCTACCGGGTGCTCGGCAGCGTTGCCGACGCCGAGGACGTGGTCCAGGACGCCTGGCTGCGCTGGAGCCGGGTCGAGACCGCGACCGTCGACGACCCGGAGGGCTACCTGGTCCGGACCGCGACCCGGCTGGCCATCGACCGGCTGCGCAGCGCGCAGGTGCGGCGGGAGTCGTACGTGGGGCCCTGGCTGCCCGAGCCGGTGCTGACGAGCCGTGACATCGCCGAGGACGTGGCGCTGGCCGACTCGGTGTCCACCGCGATGCTGCTCGTCCTGGAGGCGCTGTCCCCGGTGGAGCGGGCGGTGTTCGTGCTGCGCGAGGCGTTCCGCTACAGCCACGCCGAGATCGCCGGGTTCGTCGGGCGCGAGGAGGTGACGGTGCGGCAGATCAGCAGCCGGGCCAGGAAGTCCGTCGAGGCGCGCCGTCACCGCTACGACACCGACCTGGTGACCAGGCAGTTGGCCACCGAGCGGTTCCTGGCCGCCAGCGTCGGCGGCGACCTCAACGCGCTGTTGGAGGTGCTGGCGCCGGACGTGGTGCTGGTCAGCGACGGCGGCGGGCTGGCTCCCGCGCCGCGCAAGGCGATCCACGGGCTGGACCTGGTGGCCCGCGCGCTCGCCACCTTCGCCGGCCGGATGCCCGAGGACCCGAGCGCCGAGGTGCTGCAGCTCAACGGCGGTCCCGGGGTGGTCGTGTACACCGGCCGCACCCCGGTCGCGGCGATCACGACGCACCTGGTGGACGGCCGGATCGCGGCCGTCCACCTGGTCAGCAACCCGGAGAAGCTGACCGGTGTGACACACTGA